The Strix uralensis isolate ZFMK-TIS-50842 chromosome 5, bStrUra1, whole genome shotgun sequence genome segment CTAATAGGTTTACAGCATGTCCTTTTTGAGGACTAGCAGGTAGGGCTGCAGCTGGCTTGGATTTTTCCTCTGCCGACACCTCTTCTGATTTTGAGGGTTTCAGCATTCCTCTCCAGTTGCCTGTTCCAGGCTCCTGAGATGTATCTCCCACTCCAGGAGCAGCCTGCACAAACAGCACATTGAAGAAACATTGGAGTTAGAACTTGGGCACTGCAAAGCAGTGTCTGATCAAATCTGTTATTACTGAGCTATAGGTAAGACTCACTAAAAATGAGATTTTCATATGTATATTCCCTTCATTCTATTCTTCACATTCCCCACCTTTGTTCTTCCTTTGCTGCTTACAGCTGACACAAAGTACCCgtaaaatgaaagcttttaaaatttgtattcttCCTAATAATGGTGTGAAAATGCCTCACAGAGAAGCTCCCCAGCATTTTAAGGGTCTACGAATCATTTCTGAAATATGGAATGGTCTTCCTAAATCATTTGGCTTTTACCACTTTTACCATACATCCTTGGAGCAACACAACCTATACTATCAGGATCATTCTGAAAGTATGTTTTGAAGATCACCACCACTCTTTGAAGACTTGAATTTAAATTCTTTggtattttattgaaatataaaCTGAAGTTTCTTACAGTATCAgctaaaaaatacacatatttatgTTTCTGGGTACCACAGCTATGAACGTATTTGTGCTGCCTTCAAAAAAGCCTTCAAATTACAGAAGGCTTTTTTTgtaccaaatcaaaacaaaaatctcCATCCTCTGGAAGTGAAGATCAGAGTTTCTGGGAAGTTCCAGACAAAGACACTGATCTCCTGAGAAAAGCACATAACACCCAAGTCTTTAAACATTAGGAATCACTGGACAAAAGAAATATTAGTAGATGGTATCCACcacattaaattaataaaaacccAGTTTATTTTGATGTGGAACagtagtaatttttattttataccttTCCATAAGCCTAGTATCCACGCTATTTACTCCTGTGCTTTAGAATCTattgctgtttgaaaaacattCAAGGTCATTCAAGGCCCTgaactactactactactactaattgTCTTGtttcagatagagaaggaaataAGCTAAATTTATCTATTGTGTTTACAATTAAAACACCACAGGATGATCTTGAGTCTTAAATaaagagtgagaaacaaagcATGGCAAATAGAATACCAACAGTTGCATACTAGGAAGAAACCCAGCTAAACTGGGCACATCAGAAATTTTCTTAAAACTTCACAACTGTTCAGAGGCACTGCAAAAGGATACAGTATAAAAGCTCAAATCAACCTCTGCTAATAACAGAGAGCCACTGATGAGGAAGCTCTGTACATTATTTCTGATTGCAAGATAGCTACTCAAAATGGCAAAAATCCCTCTGCCACTCTCATTCAGTATTACTGTGGAGCCTGCTCTATCTCCAAAGCAGTTTCAAAAACAAAGCTACATTCTTTCACAAGAAAAAGTGTTGAGTATGTGCCACCTAATAAAGGACCGGTTTTGTGGGAAACACGAATTAAACCAAATTTGGCAGCATCCTGCAATTTCTTAAGTCACAACAGTATCCTCACAGCAgctcttgatttctttttaatgtttgcaGTATATCAGAACCTCTAATGACAAAAATAATCGTTAAAATTCTACTACTGACTAGATTTTGACTGTAACTACTTTGTTCAGGACAGAAATGTCAGCTTTGCACTAGAAGCTGAATGTGCACATGCAACGAAGCAGAAAGCCTGAATCCTCTTGGTACTCCTAATACACAAATTTGTGACTACCCATCTTTTCTGACTCCAAGTGAAAGCAATTAGCAAAAAGAGTATTTACAGTAATGAGCTGTTATTTTAACACCTAAAGTGTAAAAAAACACTGCAGAACACATTTCACAAATAAGTAAACCAGAGATTGAACGATTATGTGAAACACCAAGAAGGAGGTTCAGTTTGAACAAAGCCTAGAAAGATTCCCTGCAGGAAGCAGGAAACTCACATTTTTTAGCTTATCTTCTGTCCTCCTTCTTTAACTGTCaacacattaaaaacatgcaGTTTAACAACCATGCTGAACACTTTTGCTTACAATACTGTTGCACCAAACAATCTACTGACTACAGTTTAAGACAAATTATGCTACATACTTGCAGCACAATATATTGTATCCAAGGGTTTAAACAGAAAGCAGTGACTCTGCCACCTACTGGCACATACTTTGCCACCTGCCACTGCACATACTAAAATCCGTAACGCCAAGCAGTCTGTAGGGTGTACTGTGTCAGTGACAGAGCACTAAATACAACTGCTTTCCATACTACCTGGGGTGCACCACAACAGAAATGTGCATGCAGTGCTTATAGGAAAAATCAAGACAGACCTTGCCATCAgcctcagcagaagcagcagtaacAGTCTCCTGGGAAGCAGGTGTCAATGCACCTGGAGCTTTAGTAGACTAAGGAAGGTAAAAAatgcagggagggaaaaaacaaaaattcaacTGAAGACCACCAAATCTACCTAGCAAATTTCATACACTTTTACCTACTAGCATCTTTAAAAATccagaaaggaaaatactttgaATTTGCAAGCAGAACAGTAATataagcagaaaaaggaaaaaaaaagcatctccaaGACAGTTAAGAGACTTTTGGCTTATCTGGCCTTCAATTTCATTTCAGCTCCTACACCGATGATATAAATATGAAGTCAATAAAAAGAAGGATCAAAGAGCACTGAAAGCAATCTCTAGATAGCTACCTTAAATTCCCAGTTCATCCATTAGCTGGCTTCTACTGATTAAAGGCAGTAATATTAGACACATTCCGGGACTTTGTCTCactttttaatcttatttagattaaattaacctttttttttttatatttagactTAATGAACCAATTTCTATCAGCTGTATTAATTCCCATTACAACCCGTGAGGAGCTTAAACTATATTTTGTGTATTTCGACTCTAAATACTTCACATAATATTAAATACCTAACTGTCTAAAGTTTCAGCTGATTATCAGACCATTCATTTCTACAGCCAAGCAATGTTCTCCATGACATTTGGTTCTTCCACCCATGTACTTACTTGTCATTGAACTAATCCCAAAACCTGGTAAAACTAAGCAAGCTCCAGAGACAGAATACATCACTGGATAACAGTGACCAACTGAAATAGTCACTTCCATCATCTTCTCtccccaaaaaaaaccaagacTGCAATAAATTGCAGTTTTAAGAGTgacttaaaaaaccccccaccaatCACCAAGTCACTATGTTGGCACACTGAATAGTTTAAAATCACTTGTTTAGTTTTGAAATCAGTGTCTCAGCCATAAATTTAAGCATGCAAGTTCTGACTCCATCTTTAACAACTGCAGTCATTTTAAGCCTTACCTCAGATGACATACAAGTAATAAGTGCAATATTAATGTAAATTTATAGACAAATCTTCAGAAATCCCAGATTTAAAGACTTGGCCAAAACTTCACCTTTGGAAGAATAACATTCCACTTCTGTCTCATGAAGTCgagagaaaaaaagtcaataCCTGGATGCTCCCAAGTCTGTTACTAGGGCAGCATATCAAAAGTTCCCAATACTTAGATCGGATCAAAAGAGAATGCATTaactttaaattaataaataaaaatcagcacTTACCTTGTCTCGTGGCACAGAAGAAGGCAATTCCCGAGCTAACCTGTTACGCctttgttcctttaaaaacaatCCAGCAAGACCTCAATTATGTTGATACTCTGTATCAACACATGCAAGATTCATATTTTACAGATTACTTACATTTTAGAGTCAAACACTATTAATTTCATCTCATCCAGTGTCATGTAGTcatactatgattctatgaaaacctCAATTATTTGGATAAAACTACTCTGATTACCTGGTCAAAAATAAATTCTCAATATAAAAACTTTTGCAAAACTTAATTGCAACACACTCCATAATCTAGAGCCTTTAAAAAACAAGATCAGAGCCACACAGTTTGGCTCAGCATAGATACCATACAGCCCTCATTCAGCTTTAAATCTTCAAAGTAATCTAAAAGGATTTGATTCTGTGGCCAGCAGGGTTAACTATGATTAGCCCAAAAGGAAGGAGGAATTCACTTTATagcaaaacagaatttgaaacagtcaggacaaagatttttcttgaaattaaaaactGATTGTCCATTGAATAGGATAAAATGTTTTACATGCTTTGTTTCTTCAAAAATTTCAATGTCCTGTTcaggaaaatgttggaaagatcTCATTTAAGTAACACATGATAATACAATAATCTCGTATGTTCAACTTCACAAAGTCCTAATTTTTGTACTCATGGCAGTTTGCATGCATATTGTTTCTGAAATAGATTCAAGAGCAGTCTACCAAGGCAAACTCAACTGCATACCCAGTCAATACAGAATTTATgtatagaagaaaataaaagttagaaCTAAAGAGCAGAAATGGTAAACATAATAAGCATTTAAAGAAATGAACATTACTATGAAAGAATGTTGGATAAGCAGGGAAACACAAGAATATTAGCGAGCTCTTAGCCAGATGTATAAAGTACTGCAACAAAACCAGACTGCAAGAAAGAATTGAGCAGATCAGCTGTAGGACAACTGCTTATATAGGATGATGACAGCCACAAGTATTAACAATCAAAGCTGGGTTTGAAAAACAAAGACCACTGAAATTGTAAAGGGCTTCTGGGAGATTAATGGAGAAAACTGCCTTAGGGAGATTGAAGCACGATAACACAGAGATGCAAGAACAATGCTGAAATTAAGCAGAAATTAGAACTGGAATAGAGCGAACAATACTCATTCCTCTCATTCACGAAAGGATAATGCATTATAGCTATTGACACATTCTGTCAGAGACAAAATGCAGTTACTTCACCATTAAAGAGTATTTCACAACTATCTAAAGTTTCTCTTCCAAAGATTTCATTTAATAGCCAATACTCAATTAGGTGCCCATCTTATTTTCCAGACAGAAATATAGTCAGAATTGCTGTCAGTGAAGTATCAACCATTACATTCCTGAATATGCAATATAAATCTAACAAATCAACAGATCACAAGGTATACACCATGTTTGTAGTTGATCACATTTTTATACTTCAAAATGTAGAACAGTGCCTTCAATGAAGGAAACTGAAGCATTTGTTCTTTTACCAATTATTTAGGCTCTCACTTAGAGTCAAAAGACTTTTTAAGAGAATGTATTTTCTTACCTCTATGTTGTTATTCATTAAACCACAGGCATCAGCAAAGTCTGGATGCTTGGTATTGATATAAGCTAACTCAATGGCCACTAGATTATGAACCTGCAATGCAATGTCATTCACAGTTCAAAAATTCAGTGAGTAAATCTAATGCTATTGAAGAGCAATGACCTACAATGCTAAAAAGCGTAGTCTAACTGTCCATGGCAAAAGACCATTCTCACTGCCGCAAAAACATTAAAGTTATGATCCAGAAGGCAAGAAGAGAATTCATTCATTCACTGCAATACATTCAGACCTTCAGCCATTTTGGATGGTACATCAGTTTAACTTGTTAGCTTTTCAAGCTAACCCCTCTCCAGCAATAAACAAAACTCAGCAATTTAATGAGTGTAAGCTATATAGTAATGAAGTGAGCTACACAGTCAACCTTCTGCCACAAGCCACATACAACATTTACACCAGTGAAAGATGGCTCGCTATGGGGGATAGTGAGCATACAGaacaatttttgcttttcacatCAAACATATGCAATAACTTAAAGTTTCCTCCCCAATAAGCAGCCCAAACCAGACTTTTATATTAAAACGTATTTACTCAAAGCTAGAAATTGAATTTTTAGATCTCACTAGCTAAAGGACATTATGAGTAAAATCAACATTGTGTGTTGATTTTACCGctgaaacacacagaaaaaggaCTACAATTTAATTTTCATCATTGCATCATGAACTCTACAGTAAATGCACAGCTTCTATTACAGGGGAGGGAAATATACCTACATCAGAAAGACTAGGAGATGTTAAATCCAAGTTTTAGTAAAATTCTTCTTGGGAAATTGAAACACGTGGGACAACAAGCTGAAGAGGGTTCCCCccactgttttggtttttatctaTCTTCTAATACAGAAGAAGTTTCAAACCATGTATATATTAAATACCTAGCTATTTAACAAATATAAGTTAAGATTCCTTTAATAATTTGGGTTCCTGACAGTACAGAGCAAACAAAAGCATCAAGACTCTGGAAAACACACACTTTTTCCAGCAAAATTATAGTAGATGGATGATTACCATTTCATTTGTGACAGGAAGTCTTCTACGCAAAAGACAGGTTACTACTTCAACTATGGCATCATGCAATTTAGGAAACCTCAGTAATTcctaaaaccaaccaaaaaaaatacTGATGAGACTTACAGAATTTTTGGGGgaaatagaggggaaaaagaagccaAATAATTACAAGCATAATtctaaaacatgcatttttaccTGTGTACTGTAATTACTACAATGCTGTATAATCCTCTGCATTTCTTCATGAACCAGCTCCACACAGCGCAAGCTAGGTTCTTCTAAACGTTTGATTTGCCTTTTTACAAGCAATTCAAATGAAACTTCAGGAACAAACAAGGCAGGACGGGGACCCTAGTTCAAGAGGGAAAAAGCTGCTAAATTGTGTATTAAAACAATATGCATTTCTAAGTAGTAGTATCTGGTGAAGTACAAAATAAATCACGTCACAGTGGCTTGCACCCAAAAGAACACTCACAACAGATCTTAAAATATGTGActagaatatttaaatataaaagctataaaatataaataaaaatatgccttTAGGACAAACTGTTAAATAATGATTAACCAGCATCTTTAGAGAATCTTGAAGATTTCTACCTACTAATGTCACTCTAGGCTTACAActattaacaattcttttcacatTTGTGGATCTAAgtttaaatgaaatttattatAAAGGCAAAGACATTCTCTTCCTAACTTCAGAGAGAAAAGTTACCATTATTTGACAGTCCTGGGCATACAATTCTTACTGCAGGGTAGGTGGGTTTTCTGTTAAGTATAATCATAATACAGTGTCACTGATCTACAGTGTTTGGGATAATTTCATTTATGACCATACAGACCAATACTTAGctatacataaaacattttttacctgaaacttccttttttttttaaattaaatgagcTTTAGAAACACAAAGATGTGATGTCACATATGAACAAGACATCTCTCCTGTTAGTAAATGCTGTTTTACATCTTACATTTACAGAAGGATGCACACAGATCATTTGTGCAGAGTATCTAATGCACTCCAAGTCTGAGGAATTACTGGCCATGCAGAAACCTGACTGCCTGTTCACACCCAACAGAAGACAGTACAAAAGCAGACTTACGTGTTTGACATCCAAAGTCAAGCTCTAAGGAGTGAACATTCTATATACTGCAAATTTTGAAAGTGAACTTACTCTTTTAATTCTTAGCAACACCAATTCCCATATTCACAAGAAGCCAAATCTGTCATGAACTGAACCACTGAGAAGTTGTGTCCcttatatataattaaaatatctgaATGTGTCCTAGTATATACATCTCAGACTGAGTCTTCATAACTAAGAGAAGTGCTTAatgcaaaacaaatgcagaagCAGCCTTCCATCACCATTTCTATAATAGCTTCAGCACAGGGATGCTAAAGCTGGGCCTGAGCTTTATTTCAGCCTGTAAGTAACAGTAATGAGATGTAAGCATTCACCTTAAACTCATTCCATCTAGGATAATGGCTGCAAATTTGGATATTGTCATTTCTCCACTTAAAATACCAAAAAGCAGGATTCAGCCTCTTCATATTAACTCATTCACCTGAGATTATTGATTCACAGGACTGAAGGAGCACAAATTTGTTGAAACCTTATCTTTAAATCCAATATATAGCAACAACACTTAGAAATACGGAACACTCACAGTAGCATTTCTAATGGCAGTCAGAATATCAATTGTGTTAAGGCCACCCAGTGGGTCAACAGATTCTAAAGTTCTTCCAAAGGTCTCATGAAAAATATAACAGATTCTGGCTCCACCGCATCTGAAAGAGTAAAGTAACAACTGAAGTagcaaacaagaaaagaaagctctcattgcaaacattttttacAGTTACTTGGGTTCAATCATTTTTGAGTATGTTATGCTCTAGAGTAGTACTATGGCAAGTGAAAACCAGCAGGAGCCACTGAGTCAATCTAACTACTCGGTCAATATTCTAGAAAACCATTTGGTACTTACAGCTCCGAAGTCTCTATGTATTTTGCTGTTCCTTCAATAGTGTTACAATATTCTGTGGCAAATTTGGTAATAAGCTGCAATAAAGTGGCACTTTTGTCCTCAACAGGTTCCCCATAGCTGTTTAGCAGAGACTGGTACTGAGCAGCTAAAACATTGATTCTGGTTTTGAGTTCTGGCAAGCAGTCCCTGATATGATGCATCAGTAgtctaaaaatagaaaacagtccCTCATTAGAAGGGAGAAGAAGTTTCAGCTTTATCATCCGCATCAAAACAAAGATATGAGACAGAAAATAACcaccaaaggaaaacatttactCAGGAAAGTTACAGTAAATTCAGAAACAGAATTTGGAATCAGTTTTCCTTAATGTATCACTGTACAGCaccaaaagagaaaggaaaggtaaaaataaatgtttacacaTATTTCTAACACAGCAATCTATACCTTAAAGTACTGTTAAAAGCacacatttgttttattttacacaaTATGTAATACCTGTTCAGTGTTCTAGCAAGATACTTGGTTCCGTTTCGATTGGCTAGGGAAGGATACTTCTTTTGAAGAAAACCATACTCATCACGAATGGAATCAGCTACACTCTTCTTATTGTTAATATCCAATTGACTTCTGAAGTTAAAGGCAGAGTTACACGCTAGTTAATAGATGCAAAGTAAAAGCAATacacacttctgcttttctggaCAGGACATCTAACAGCTGGTTTTTGCTTTACATGCATAATTCATCTTCCTTAGACAATaaggggttttatttgtttttccatgcaGCATAGTCAACAAATCAGTATGGGTAGCAGCACAGACCAAGCAACACTTATCAAAACTACATGAGATTTGACCTAGCTAATGCAAAAAATAAAGTGAACAGTACTATAGCCATATGCAGTTAGCACTAATATATACAGTATCTGTATGATCAGTGCTAATGTGAACAGCTGACCAGAAGCATCCCCGAAGCTAAAAAACAACAGTGGAAAGAAGTGACCCTACAGTTCTTTTAGAAGTGTCCCTACTCCTTTCTAAATCAGCAGTTGGTTGAGTGGAAGAACAACTGACAGGCTTTTGAGAAGTGAGCTTCTTGCTTACTCAGAAGTTTATTTCAACATCAAATTACCTTACTCTTAAAATCGTATTCATGGTTAAAAAAGGTGAAAGCATTACTTCATATcaacacagttttaaaaacatcattaatGTGCCTAGACCAACCTGTTCACTACTCCAATGATGCCAAGTTTGACTGGAATCACCCTCCCCATGAGCACATCCATAGCATCTGTGCCAGCATCCATAAGATCCAGCTTTGTGATAACAGCAAGGGTTCTTCGACCTACCAAAAGGAAAAACTCACTCACAGGGATGTTTTTTCTTGATTGGGGTAGCTAAAACTCCTCATTCAAAGAGCTCCTCAGACAGCTGCATGAAGTTTAATTCTGCAAACCAGCAAAGACTAGTGCAAGAACATGTAGTATTAGTCTATCTAGAACCCCCCTTATTAACAGTATAAGACAGTATTTGACAGGTACTGCTCCCCACATAGGTCTGGTTACAGAAAAAGATTTAGGCATCATGCATTGTGAAATTATAGTCATTACAGATTACAACAACATTTTTGCATGCTACATGAGGTTAGAGGCATTACTAAGCACTTGTGAAGAAGACTAAGTAAGGCAGGCAGGGGACTCGCAAGTATGAGTGGACTGAATGTGTTTCTAGCATGTATGTAGGACCAGATGCAATTGCAATCTGTTTGGAACTATATTTGAAATACCACTACCCACTGGAGTGGCCGCTAAAGGAGGCAACAGGCCCACTACCAGCACATTGCATCAAATAGATAGCTGAAAGCCCCAAGAGACTGAATAGCTTGAAATCCATCCACTGAAGAAGCTTTAGGGGATTTAATTTTGCTaatgtaacatttttattgaaTATGTGACTGAatgttttccaaattaaaaataatctccaCATTTAACACTGTGGAGGAAAAAGTGACCTAAATTCATTAAATAGGTAAATATTGCACATCAAAACAGGTAGGCTAACATGCACAGGATTTGACTGTGACCTTAATATTTCCTGGGCTCTTGGGTCTGAAAACATGGcaagaactttttctttaaaatataacacACTTTCCGAGTCTAAAACTAAACCAGTACTTCAGCAAAATCAGTAGGTTCTTGACTTCTGAAACTTTCAGATGAATGCAAGTCAGAAAGTCTACCTACTTTTAGTACTTGAAGTTCTCATTACATACCATTATTCCTACACTACCTGCAACATAAGCTGCCACTCCAGACCTTTAAGAATTTTGGGAAGTGATCCAAAAGTCACAGCCAATCATTTTTACAGGGGTAAATTAAAAGGAAAGGGTCTGCTGCCTTGAAACAGGACAATTTGACTGAGAAGACTGCCAGAAGAGGATCTCTCTTGAGGTTATATGGCTGTGGAACCTGTAAGGGCTTAGGCAGACAGGCAAAGCAGACTCAGTTTGAAAACAATCAAGAAATGTTATACTTTATGGGAAGAAAAATTTAAGTGTACCAACACTAAATTTTAGCCTAATTTCAGTATACCTATTTTCCAAGTATACTCTTCCTACAGTGCCATTTATTAGTCAATGGTACCGATAGCACTTTCCATAAACAAGAAGCAGGCACCCAGTAACTTCAGATCGGTTTCAAAGTCATGAGGCAAATAAAAAACTATAATCCTCTTTTTAGATCAAACcagtcagttctgtcatataaATGCAGGGCACCAAAATGGTTACTGActgtatatattaattttattcttactaAAAGTCACTAAACTAACAGTTAAGACAGTCAATTAGTAGCCGCAGGATGGCATATTTTCTCTAATAAAAGAACATTGGACAATAAAGCATGAAGTCATCCTCACAGACCACCGTAAGATACTAAAAATCTCAAACCCCCCAACATTCTGTAATGCTGTTTTGCTGCTCTGGAAACAGAAGTGGCTCCTGTGACTACTAAAATAGTTATTTGGCCTGTTAGTAAGCCAGAAACCTATTAGATATTAGTTCATCACAGCATCCTCTGAGTCGCAGAGACTGCAGTAGGAAGtctttaagcaaataaaataattgtattctCTAGGAAATGCAGTGACATTTGTTGCTCTTACTACTTTTTGCCCAAATgacttcagcttttattttagaatttaatttaaaaaagaagttgaaTTACAGGATCCAGTTTTTCTTGCTGCTTACCATCTGGATCCACCTCCCGTGCAATTTTAAGTGCTTCTGAAGTGGCCATGTCTGTGTTAGCAGCTGTGACTGCCAGAATAATTGAATTTGGGTTGCTGATGAATTGAAGGATTAGCTCTCTTATTTGAAGTTCAATGTCCTTAGGCTGATCACCAACAGGCACCTAGAGAAAAAACAACATAGAAGTGTTCAAAATTGTGTATTTATGACTCCATGAGATCACTCATTGTAAGTTCATACCCTATACCACAGTATAAGGCAAGGTTTTcctgccccttccttcccccttcacaaacaaacaggaaagaagaggaagatctTGAAAGgtataaaaatcaaaaccactcTCTTATAGGAATAAGAATCAATTCAAATTACTTGATACTGTTGTCAAGAAGACTTGGTATCCAAGAACCACCTGCACAACTGGCAGaggggggtgtgtatgtgtgcacaggCAGGTAAAGAAGTCATCTTGTCATCTTCATGCCACAGAAAATTATTCAGTATAAAACCTGAACAAACAGGACCTGAACATTTCTTCTAGTGTATCCTCACTTTATACAGCTTCATATGCAAAATACACATAGCaacttctgaagaagaaatggggaaaacattttcaaacttgTCAACTACCGATCTATCTGCAGGTGCAACTCTGGAGTGCTACCTCTTCTATTAAAAAGAACATGCAGCCAGCACAACACTTCCAGTCCCTCAGAATATATAGAATATCTAGAAGGAGGAAGAACTTAAGCAAATCTACTTCTTACAACAGCGAAGAGCACCAGAAACCCAAATCTTACACCAGAAGACGGTGACATCTCAAATTTGTATAATCAACTACTTAACCCGAGGAAAGCTGTTTATCTAACAATACAGAATAATGCCAAAGAGTGAACATACACTCCTTGATTCAAAATACACTGTTCACAGTGAGTCAGAAAAGAAGCATTCTGCATCTTACCTTTGTCATTCCAGGTAAATCCACAAGAGTCAGATTTACAACATTAGATGAAAAAATCTTAAGATGAATAGGTTCGGGACTGATCCCCtagaaatatattaataataaaaattaatcacCGTACTGGAATATTTAAATGCACCCTTTAGAAAGccaaaagctgtattttcataCTAGAAAAACATTGTTCCATCATACACCTTACAACTACGTGGTGAGGAAATAAAAGCCAGACCCATCTGTCAAGCAATTCCTTTGTCTTTGGAAGCGGCCCTGTTTTCCCCCTCAATATAATGCATAAAAGCTTTTATATTTCAGTGATTATACAGATATGCAAGAATACTCAATTTTATAATTACGCATAAAACCATTTATGGTTTTATGTAAAACCATTATAAAAACAGAAGCGAGTttaacatgaaattatttttttttcacttttattacggaaactgtgaaataaagcaacagcaattctctgcattttcttttagttGAAGTCATTTATCTCACTAACACAGTGGAAAAAATCTCAAGATAGCAAGCAGCATTACTGTGTTCTTCATTAGAATAGTTCaatgctttttgcttttagtGGCCAAAACTGTTCAAAAAAGGTTTAAG includes the following:
- the DNM1L gene encoding dynamin-1-like protein isoform X4, which encodes MEALIPVINKLQDVFNTVGADIIQLPQIVVVGTQSSGKSSVLESLVGRDLLPRGTGVVTRRPLILQLVHVSPEDGRKTAGDENEIDAEEWGKFLHTKNKIYTDFDEIRQEIENETERISGNNKGISPEPIHLKIFSSNVVNLTLVDLPGMTKVPVGDQPKDIELQIRELILQFISNPNSIILAVTAANTDMATSEALKIAREVDPDGRRTLAVITKLDLMDAGTDAMDVLMGRVIPVKLGIIGVVNRSQLDINNKKSVADSIRDEYGFLQKKYPSLANRNGTKYLARTLNRLLMHHIRDCLPELKTRINVLAAQYQSLLNSYGEPVEDKSATLLQLITKFATEYCNTIEGTAKYIETSELCGGARICYIFHETFGRTLESVDPLGGLNTIDILTAIRNATGPRPALFVPEVSFELLVKRQIKRLEEPSLRCVELVHEEMQRIIQHCSNYSTQELLRFPKLHDAIVEVVTCLLRRRLPVTNEMVHNLVAIELAYINTKHPDFADACGLMNNNIEEQRRNRLARELPSSVPRDKAAPGVGDTSQEPGTGNWRGMLKPSKSEEVSAEEKSKPAAALPASPQKGHAVNLLDVPVPVARKLSAREQRDCEVIERLIKSYFLIVRKNIQDSVPKAVMHFLVNHVKDTLQSELVGQLYKSLLLDDLLTESEDMAQRRKEAADMLKALQRASQIIAEIRETHLW